In the Telopea speciosissima isolate NSW1024214 ecotype Mountain lineage chromosome 2, Tspe_v1, whole genome shotgun sequence genome, one interval contains:
- the LOC122650642 gene encoding uncharacterized protein LOC122650642 produces MCNRSQAVALEIKKLRVYGDSLIMICQTQGKWKTKNEKLKPYQEHLEDLVKSFDEITFEYLPRDNNRFADALATLASMVECTPNTQVRPFLVDRRHGSAYEESVNVLTTDGKSWSAPIIDFIRERKYPPNSTVYEEKRLQKHATQFVLQGYLLYKRSSNGIQLLYVDEEQPISSWKKSTRESMGRT; encoded by the coding sequence ATGTGCAATCGGTCTCAAGCCGTGGCATTAGAGATCAAGAAGCTGAGAGTCTATGGGGACTCGTTGATCATGAtttgtcaaactcaagggaagtGGAAGACAAAGAACGAAAAGCTGAAACCTTACCAAGAACATTTGGAGGACTTGGTCAAGAGCTTTgatgaaatcaccttcgaatATTTGCCGAGGGACAATAACAGATTTGCCGATGCCCTAGCTACTTTGGcttcaatggttgaatgcaCTCCAAATACTCAAGTTCGTCCATTCTTGGTCGATAGAAGGCATGGATCAGCATATGAAGAGTCAGTAAATGTTCTGACAACTGATGGGAAGTCATGGTCTGCACCCATCATTGACTTCATTAGAGAAAGGAAATATCCTCCGAATTCCACAGTCTATGAAGAGAAGAGGTTGCAAAAGCACGCCACGCAGTTTGTACTTCAAGGCTACCTACTATACAAAAGGTCCTCCAATGGTATACAACTACTATACGTAGATGAGGAACAACCCATAtcatcatggaagaaatccacCAGGGAATCTATGGGCCGCACATGA